In a genomic window of Venatoribacter cucullus:
- a CDS encoding methionine synthase, with amino-acid sequence MKKLFPTSTAGSLPKPSWLAEPETLWSPWKLEGAELTLGKQDALRITLKEQEHAGVDIVSDGEQTRQHFVTTFIENLSGVDFENKKTVRIRNRYDASVPGIVGPVSRQKPVFVDDAKFLRAQTNQPIKWALPGPMTMVDTLYDDYYQDRKKLAFEFAKALNQEAKELEAAGVNIIQFDEPAFNVFLDDVNEWGIEALEIAKAGLTCETAVHICYGYGIKANTDWKKTLGEEWRHYEKTFPAIQKSSIDIVSLECHNGRVPLEVLSLLKGKKIMVGAIDVATDTIETPEEVAATIREALKYADADKIYPCTNCGMAPLSRDVARGKLHALAAGAEIVRKELSA; translated from the coding sequence ATGAAAAAACTATTCCCGACCTCCACCGCCGGCAGTCTGCCCAAGCCTTCGTGGCTGGCTGAGCCAGAAACATTATGGTCACCCTGGAAGCTGGAAGGTGCTGAGCTGACCCTGGGCAAACAGGATGCCCTGCGCATTACGCTGAAAGAGCAGGAACATGCTGGCGTCGATATCGTCAGTGACGGCGAACAGACCCGCCAGCACTTTGTGACAACCTTTATTGAAAACCTGAGTGGCGTTGATTTTGAAAATAAAAAAACGGTAAGAATCCGCAATCGCTACGACGCCAGCGTACCGGGAATTGTCGGCCCGGTAAGCCGCCAGAAGCCGGTTTTTGTTGACGATGCAAAATTCCTGCGCGCCCAGACCAATCAGCCCATTAAATGGGCGCTGCCTGGCCCCATGACCATGGTTGACACCCTGTATGATGACTATTATCAGGATCGTAAAAAACTGGCCTTTGAATTTGCCAAAGCGCTTAATCAGGAAGCCAAAGAACTGGAAGCAGCAGGCGTTAACATCATTCAGTTCGATGAACCCGCTTTTAACGTATTTCTTGATGATGTGAACGAATGGGGTATAGAGGCGCTGGAAATCGCCAAGGCCGGCTTAACCTGTGAAACCGCTGTCCACATCTGTTATGGCTACGGCATTAAAGCCAATACCGACTGGAAAAAGACACTGGGTGAAGAATGGCGCCACTACGAAAAGACATTTCCTGCGATTCAGAAATCCAGCATTGATATTGTTTCGCTGGAGTGTCACAACGGCCGGGTTCCTTTAGAAGTTCTGTCCCTTCTTAAAGGTAAAAAGATCATGGTCGGTGCCATTGACGTGGCCACCGACACCATTGAAACACCCGAAGAAGTCGCCGCGACCATTCGTGAAGCGCTGAAATATGCCGATGCAGACAAGATTTATCCCTGCACCAACTGCGGCATGGCGCCACTGTCCCGCGACGTGGCAAGAGGGAAACTCCATGCACTGGCGGCCGGGGCAGAGATCGTCAGAAAAGAGCTTTCCGCCTGA
- a CDS encoding sulfite exporter TauE/SafE family protein translates to MNIIELLIDHLPTLLALIATGIFAGILAGLLGVGGGIVIVPVLFFIFQGFGVSPESAMIVATATSLATIVPTSISSIRSHRKKGNVDVDLLKRWSLFILIGVLAGSWLVTRADGTWLTVLFGVIATLSALNMLLRTGKSALFPALPGKTGQTVMGTSIGFFSSMVGIGGGTISVPLLTLYNYPAHKAVGTAAAIGLIISLPGALTMLLLGTTPADAPAGTFGLVNLAGFLCIVPLTVVFAPIGASLAARLDAGKLKKVFAVVLLITGLRMLIQVFI, encoded by the coding sequence ATGAACATTATCGAATTATTAATCGACCATTTACCGACGCTTCTGGCCCTGATCGCAACCGGTATTTTCGCCGGCATACTGGCGGGCCTGCTTGGGGTCGGTGGCGGCATCGTCATTGTGCCGGTGTTGTTTTTTATCTTTCAGGGTTTTGGCGTTTCACCGGAATCCGCAATGATTGTCGCTACTGCCACCTCTCTGGCAACCATTGTACCGACATCGATCAGCTCAATACGCTCACACAGGAAAAAAGGTAACGTCGATGTTGATCTGTTAAAGCGCTGGAGTCTGTTTATTCTTATTGGCGTCCTGGCTGGAAGCTGGCTGGTAACCCGCGCTGACGGGACATGGCTTACCGTATTGTTCGGCGTCATCGCCACTTTATCCGCATTAAACATGCTGCTTCGAACCGGAAAATCAGCATTATTTCCTGCCCTGCCGGGTAAAACCGGGCAAACCGTGATGGGCACCTCAATTGGCTTTTTCAGTTCCATGGTCGGCATTGGCGGCGGTACGATTTCCGTGCCACTGCTTACCCTTTATAACTATCCGGCCCACAAAGCCGTTGGTACGGCCGCAGCCATCGGCCTGATTATTTCATTACCCGGTGCGCTGACCATGCTGCTGTTGGGCACCACGCCGGCTGATGCACCGGCGGGAACCTTTGGGTTAGTCAATCTGGCAGGCTTTTTATGTATTGTGCCGCTGACGGTTGTGTTTGCTCCGATCGGCGCATCGTTGGCGGCCAGGCTGGATGCCGG